From a single Sinorhizobium sp. RAC02 genomic region:
- a CDS encoding phosphodiesterase, with translation MTKLIVFTDLHMVPEGSTIIGLDPYQRLLTGIEHVNRYHADADRVIFTGDLTHRADTQSYERLRDLLSVLVPPAAITIGNHDYRDRFLETFSHVAPDEDSFVQQAIDFDDCRVVLLDTLFAPPYDYPMSHAGYLCEKRLAWLDRTLAGANGLPVLLFMHHPPHKTGFTGMDAIRLGNEDAFYDLVLKHGNVRHIFAGHVHRTIGGSHRGIPFSIFKSPVHQQPMPFDMPNASLSVDEPAAYGIVVVTEEGLQVHHEDYEIARREAEIA, from the coding sequence ATGACCAAACTCATTGTCTTTACCGATCTGCACATGGTGCCCGAGGGCTCGACCATCATCGGCCTCGATCCCTATCAAAGGCTGCTCACCGGCATCGAACACGTCAACCGCTATCATGCGGATGCCGACCGGGTGATCTTTACCGGCGACCTGACGCATCGCGCCGACACCCAGTCTTACGAGCGCCTGCGCGACCTGCTCTCCGTGCTCGTGCCACCGGCGGCGATCACCATCGGCAACCACGACTATCGCGACCGTTTTCTCGAGACCTTCTCGCATGTGGCGCCGGACGAGGACAGCTTCGTGCAGCAGGCGATCGACTTTGACGATTGCCGCGTCGTGCTGCTCGATACGCTGTTTGCGCCGCCCTACGACTACCCGATGAGCCATGCCGGCTATCTCTGCGAAAAGCGCCTCGCCTGGCTCGACCGCACGCTTGCGGGCGCAAATGGCCTGCCGGTCCTCCTCTTCATGCACCACCCGCCGCACAAGACGGGTTTTACCGGCATGGATGCGATCCGGCTCGGCAACGAAGACGCCTTCTACGATCTCGTGCTGAAACACGGCAATGTTCGCCACATCTTCGCCGGCCATGTGCACCGCACGATCGGCGGCTCGCATCGCGGCATTCCCTTCTCGATCTTCAAGAGCCCGGTGCACCAGCAGCCGATGCCCTTCGACATGCCGAACGCCTCGCTTTCGGTCGACGAACCGGCTGCCTATGGCATCGTCGTTGTGACGGAGGAAGGGTTGCAGGTGCACCATGAGGATTATGAAATCGCAAGGCGCGAAGCGGAAATCGCCTGA
- a CDS encoding tetratricopeptide repeat protein has protein sequence MITRSTGMKTAGRALFFAALLVGAASGAEANTLSIEARCDQSAGSRYDSTRNKAFAPVALEDIQIGAALSACREAYNAGGGARMAFQLARALERAGQNLDAMKLYAEAAALGHTVAMVNYGAMLGKRGDPAAEFSHYKKAAEMGDVLGAYNLGVAYRDGIGTAINGAEAARWFDKAAAAGDETAAFNLGVLLDDGSLVGEDNARAVAFYTLAAKGGSVDAMINLGLMLESGEGIEQDLAAAAGYFKQAADQGDSYGKLKFGLMQQSGTGIVKNIEQAVNSLVAAFEMRDVDLEVILRDQPEQLSADARLAIKQVLAKRDLIDEAGNAEIDPITLGAIEKHYAAK, from the coding sequence ATGATCACACGATCCACAGGTATGAAGACGGCTGGCCGCGCCCTTTTCTTCGCGGCCCTTCTTGTCGGTGCCGCAAGCGGCGCTGAGGCAAACACGCTTTCCATCGAAGCCCGCTGCGACCAGAGTGCCGGCAGCCGGTATGACAGCACGCGCAACAAGGCCTTCGCGCCGGTCGCGCTGGAAGACATCCAGATCGGTGCGGCCCTTTCGGCCTGCCGCGAGGCCTACAATGCCGGCGGCGGCGCGCGCATGGCCTTCCAGCTTGCCCGGGCACTAGAGCGTGCCGGCCAGAATCTCGACGCCATGAAGCTCTATGCGGAGGCAGCGGCGCTGGGCCACACCGTGGCCATGGTCAATTACGGCGCGATGCTCGGCAAGCGCGGCGACCCTGCCGCCGAATTCAGCCACTACAAGAAGGCTGCGGAAATGGGCGACGTGCTGGGCGCCTACAATCTCGGCGTCGCCTATCGCGACGGCATCGGCACGGCGATCAACGGCGCGGAAGCGGCCCGCTGGTTCGACAAGGCGGCTGCGGCCGGCGACGAAACAGCGGCCTTCAATCTCGGCGTACTGCTCGACGACGGTAGCCTCGTGGGCGAGGACAACGCGCGGGCCGTGGCCTTCTACACGCTTGCGGCGAAAGGCGGCAGCGTCGACGCGATGATCAACCTTGGCCTCATGCTGGAATCCGGCGAAGGCATCGAGCAGGATCTCGCAGCCGCAGCCGGCTACTTCAAGCAGGCCGCCGATCAGGGCGACAGCTACGGAAAGCTGAAATTCGGCCTGATGCAGCAGAGCGGCACCGGCATCGTCAAGAACATCGAGCAGGCGGTCAACAGCCTCGTCGCTGCCTTCGAGATGCGCGACGTCGATCTCGAAGTCATCCTGCGCGACCAGCCGGAGCAGCTGAGCGCCGATGCGCGCCTCGCCATCAAGCAGGTTCTGGCCAAGCGCGACCTGATCGACGAGGCTGGCAATGCGGAGATCGATCCGATCACGCTTGGCGCCATCGAGAAGCACTACGCCGCAAAATAA
- a CDS encoding adenylate/guanylate cyclase domain-containing protein, whose product MFAKRYRPLVAGLVASLAGALALFSLGETALEQQREYYFDALTQAVPARQSDRIVVVDIDRKAFQSVPDKEWTRTQTAGLIERLAAAKPAAIAFDFIFSTDCAAEEPANAALANAIGQTPTILGFLIGEATDGAPHPIPALALQRPVTIPDLWFIDGTESSCAFLQDKAAAAAAAFLVGDEDAVVRRVQAYAILGNAAYPSLGVEAARLAAGAGTPVLGGNPAWVRQDSRILRLDEDGSLRFVASRADTVGARTFSAADVVAGLVPAERIAGKVVLIGSSLPNLGGLRTSASMTLEPSVQIHTDVANSILTDHIPMRDIGLLPIEAALAFVAGAAAALAAARLRPLWAALAGLGLVGLVFGASALVYMQTALLSDAVGVSLIVGTAALVTGLLQFAHVRRAEATARQRFAQYLPQSVVSRYIDNPDLGRVAGEERQVTAVFTDIEGFSSLSKKLGPHDLVKLLDIYYTEVNALVARHGGMVDKVVGDAVHALFNAPDDLDHHVDKALACADDIRTLTEEMRRRPGFLEQEFGRTRIGIETGMVVLGEVGVGGKLDYTAHGNSMNLAARLQDANKFLGTHICVGPQAASETTRPLRPIGSHEIRGFGQIELFTFD is encoded by the coding sequence ATGTTCGCCAAGAGATATAGACCGCTCGTCGCCGGCCTTGTGGCCAGCCTTGCCGGTGCGCTGGCGCTGTTTTCGCTTGGCGAAACGGCGCTGGAGCAGCAGCGTGAATACTATTTCGACGCGCTGACCCAGGCGGTGCCGGCTCGCCAGAGCGACCGGATCGTCGTGGTCGACATCGACCGCAAGGCCTTCCAGAGTGTGCCGGACAAGGAGTGGACGCGCACGCAGACGGCAGGGCTGATCGAACGGCTTGCCGCTGCAAAGCCGGCGGCGATCGCCTTCGACTTCATCTTCTCCACCGATTGCGCGGCGGAAGAGCCCGCCAATGCCGCGCTGGCAAACGCCATCGGCCAGACGCCGACCATTCTCGGCTTCCTCATCGGCGAGGCGACGGACGGCGCGCCGCACCCGATCCCCGCGCTTGCCCTGCAACGGCCGGTCACCATCCCGGACCTCTGGTTCATCGACGGCACGGAAAGCTCCTGCGCCTTCCTGCAGGACAAGGCGGCGGCGGCGGCGGCGGCCTTCCTGGTTGGCGACGAGGACGCGGTGGTACGCCGCGTGCAGGCCTATGCGATCCTCGGCAATGCGGCCTATCCGTCGCTCGGCGTGGAAGCGGCGCGGCTGGCGGCCGGAGCGGGCACGCCGGTGCTCGGCGGCAACCCCGCCTGGGTGCGGCAGGATTCGCGCATCCTGCGGCTCGACGAGGACGGCAGCCTGCGCTTTGTGGCAAGCCGAGCCGACACGGTGGGCGCACGCACCTTCTCCGCGGCGGATGTCGTGGCAGGCCTGGTGCCGGCCGAAAGGATTGCCGGCAAGGTCGTGCTGATCGGCAGCAGCCTGCCCAATCTCGGCGGCCTCAGGACCAGCGCCTCCATGACGCTCGAACCCTCCGTGCAAATCCATACGGACGTCGCAAACTCCATCCTGACCGATCACATCCCGATGCGCGATATCGGCCTCTTGCCGATCGAGGCGGCCTTGGCCTTCGTTGCCGGTGCGGCGGCGGCGCTGGCGGCGGCGCGGCTTCGCCCACTCTGGGCGGCATTGGCCGGTCTCGGGCTTGTCGGCCTCGTGTTCGGCGCATCAGCCCTCGTCTATATGCAGACAGCGCTTCTGTCCGATGCGGTCGGCGTTTCGCTGATCGTGGGGACGGCGGCGCTTGTCACCGGCCTGCTGCAGTTCGCCCATGTGCGCCGGGCGGAAGCCACCGCCCGCCAGCGTTTTGCCCAGTACCTGCCGCAATCCGTCGTCTCGCGCTATATCGACAATCCGGATCTCGGACGCGTCGCCGGCGAGGAGCGACAGGTGACGGCGGTGTTTACCGATATCGAGGGCTTTTCCTCGCTCTCCAAGAAGCTCGGCCCGCATGATTTGGTCAAGCTGCTGGACATCTACTACACCGAGGTGAACGCGCTCGTGGCCCGCCATGGCGGCATGGTGGACAAGGTGGTGGGTGACGCAGTGCACGCGCTCTTCAACGCGCCTGACGATCTCGACCATCATGTCGACAAGGCACTCGCCTGCGCCGATGACATCCGCACGCTGACCGAAGAGATGCGCCGCCGCCCCGGCTTCCTCGAACAGGAATTCGGCCGCACGCGCATCGGTATCGAAACGGGCATGGTGGTGCTGGGGGAAGTGGGCGTCGGCGGCAAGCTCGACTACACGGCGCACGGCAATTCGATGAACCTCGCGGCGCGCCTGCAGGATGCCAACAAGTTCCTCGGCACCCACATCTGCGTCGGGCCCCAGGCGGCAAGCGAAACGACCCGGCCACTACGCCCCATCGGCAGCCACGAAATCCGTGGCTTCGGCCAGATAGAGTTGTTCACGTTCGATTAG
- a CDS encoding FecR family protein, whose translation MRTLKAFEPITLSRRLFIAGGALALTGIGVRATQANAIIGKAVEITGDVTRKQENLLEGLKAGASLMDHDFVKTGAKSFASLELGDDTSLLLGSDTELLIDTFIAGQGGTIELGTGQMVFDRPEGLAKIDLTMRTAFGMIGVRGTKFFAGPSRGVFGVFVEHGLVEVTGGGVTRQVGRGQGVDIATPGAVPSDVAQWGDARIREAYASVGIR comes from the coding sequence ATGCGAACGCTCAAGGCTTTTGAACCGATCACCCTCAGCCGCAGGCTCTTCATTGCCGGCGGCGCCCTGGCGTTGACGGGTATCGGCGTGCGCGCAACGCAAGCCAACGCGATCATCGGCAAGGCGGTGGAAATCACCGGCGACGTCACCCGCAAGCAGGAAAACCTCCTGGAGGGTCTGAAGGCCGGCGCCAGCCTGATGGACCACGATTTCGTCAAGACCGGTGCCAAGAGTTTTGCCTCGCTCGAACTCGGCGATGACACCAGCCTGCTGCTCGGCAGCGACACGGAGCTGCTGATCGATACCTTCATCGCGGGGCAGGGCGGCACAATCGAGCTCGGCACCGGGCAGATGGTCTTCGACCGGCCGGAGGGCCTTGCCAAGATCGACCTCACCATGCGCACCGCCTTCGGCATGATCGGCGTGCGCGGCACGAAATTCTTCGCCGGCCCCAGCCGCGGCGTCTTCGGCGTCTTCGTGGAGCACGGCCTCGTCGAGGTCACCGGCGGCGGCGTGACACGCCAGGTCGGCCGCGGCCAGGGCGTCGATATCGCGACGCCGGGTGCTGTTCCGAGCGACGTTGCACAATGGGGTGATGCCCGCATCCGCGAGGCCTATGCCAGCGTCGGTATCCGCTAA
- a CDS encoding Crp/Fnr family transcriptional regulator, whose protein sequence is MNEINKSAAFWRSFPIFEGFNKETLIEIAGIATWRKWSPGTVIFQRGDEGTYLIVLVSGRIKLSLITPQGKELSLRQLEAGSILGEMALLDGQPRSADATAVTATEGYVISKRDFIDILTRNPTAAQAIIHYLCTKLRETTEQLETIALYDLDARVARFFLATLRNIHGEELPDSANLQLSLSQTEIASIVGASRPKINRSILALEEAGAIRRNDGIIHCHIGRLYGIAEPDDD, encoded by the coding sequence ATGAACGAGATCAACAAGAGTGCCGCGTTCTGGCGCTCTTTCCCGATTTTCGAGGGATTCAACAAGGAAACGCTGATCGAGATCGCGGGAATCGCGACGTGGCGCAAATGGTCGCCCGGCACGGTGATCTTCCAGCGCGGCGACGAAGGCACCTATCTCATCGTGCTCGTCTCCGGCCGCATCAAGCTTTCGCTGATCACGCCGCAGGGCAAGGAACTGTCGCTGCGCCAACTCGAAGCCGGCTCGATCCTCGGCGAAATGGCGCTGCTCGACGGCCAGCCACGCTCGGCGGACGCCACCGCCGTGACGGCGACCGAAGGCTACGTGATTTCCAAGCGCGATTTCATCGATATCCTGACGCGGAATCCCACGGCGGCGCAGGCGATCATCCACTATCTCTGCACCAAGCTGCGCGAAACGACGGAACAGCTCGAAACCATCGCGCTCTACGATCTCGATGCCCGCGTCGCCCGCTTCTTCCTCGCGACGTTGCGCAACATCCACGGCGAGGAACTGCCGGACAGCGCAAACCTCCAGCTCTCGCTCAGCCAGACCGAGATCGCCAGCATCGTCGGCGCCAGCCGGCCCAAGATCAACCGCTCGATCCTCGCGCTGGAAGAGGCCGGTGCCATCCGGCGCAATGATGGTATCATCCACTGTCATATCGGCCGGCTCTACGGCATTGCCGAGCCGGATGACGACTAG
- a CDS encoding proline racemase family protein: MRWKRTIQLLDVHCEGEIGKVAIGGVPKIPGNTIAEQLNHINTVDDSLRRFLCLEPRAAATGSVNLLVPAKRPEADAGFIILQADQAHASSGSNSICVTTALLESGIVEMKEPETIVVLDTAAGLVKATATCRDGRCEKVKLTMVPSFVEALDVEIDTPHWGRVRFDISYGGIFYALVDVDQIGTKIEKANARALVDAGMALKDLINKSMKVVHPEIPEINGVAYVMFRDRDPDGMVRTATTMWPGRVDRSPCGTGNSANLATLHARGLAKVGDTFRSRSIIGSEFEVGLQAETEVAGRKAIIPTIAGRGWTFGLHQIALDPTDPLANGFAMTDTWGPQAGEIS, from the coding sequence ATGAGATGGAAGCGCACGATCCAGCTGCTGGACGTTCATTGCGAAGGCGAGATCGGCAAGGTGGCGATCGGCGGCGTGCCGAAGATTCCCGGCAACACGATCGCCGAGCAACTCAACCACATCAACACGGTCGATGACAGCCTGCGCCGCTTCCTCTGCCTGGAACCGCGTGCGGCGGCGACCGGTTCGGTCAACTTGCTGGTGCCGGCCAAGCGCCCGGAGGCCGATGCCGGCTTCATCATCCTCCAGGCCGACCAGGCGCATGCCTCTTCGGGCTCCAACTCGATCTGCGTCACCACGGCGCTGCTCGAATCCGGCATCGTCGAGATGAAGGAGCCGGAAACCATCGTCGTGCTCGACACGGCAGCCGGTCTCGTCAAGGCGACGGCGACCTGCCGCGACGGGCGCTGCGAAAAGGTCAAGCTCACCATGGTCCCGTCCTTCGTCGAGGCGCTCGATGTCGAAATCGACACGCCGCACTGGGGCCGCGTGCGCTTCGATATCTCCTATGGCGGCATCTTCTATGCGCTCGTAGACGTCGACCAGATCGGCACGAAGATCGAGAAGGCCAATGCGCGCGCATTGGTCGATGCCGGCATGGCGCTGAAGGACCTGATCAACAAGTCGATGAAGGTCGTGCACCCGGAAATCCCGGAAATCAACGGCGTTGCCTATGTCATGTTCCGCGATCGCGATCCGGACGGCATGGTGCGCACGGCCACAACGATGTGGCCCGGCCGCGTCGACCGTTCGCCCTGCGGCACCGGTAACTCCGCCAACCTCGCGACGCTGCATGCCCGCGGCCTTGCCAAGGTGGGCGATACGTTCCGCTCGCGCTCGATCATCGGCTCGGAATTTGAGGTCGGGCTGCAAGCCGAAACCGAGGTTGCCGGCCGCAAGGCCATCATCCCCACCATCGCCGGCCGAGGCTGGACGTTCGGCCTGCACCAGATAGCGCTCGACCCGACGGACCCGCTGGCAAACGGTTTTGCGATGACGGATACCTGGGGTCCGCAGGCCGGCGAGATCAGCTAA
- a CDS encoding DUF1236 domain-containing protein, with protein MRKILMAGAALALIGATVAHADDADKEVLGGAAGGAAGATVGAVVGGPVGAIVGGVAGFAIGAEAAVPDDARVYVLENPTPPVVLQGQVTADTRFDDTVTLTPIPDHPDLAYVYVDNRPVIVRTDSRQVIYAPEIETTASISADIPETTITYVERNRLEPVMLEGPVEAGALIPETVQIVEVPESPSYGYIYVDDRPVLVDRNTREVIWVR; from the coding sequence ATGCGCAAGATTCTCATGGCTGGTGCGGCCCTCGCACTCATCGGCGCGACTGTTGCCCATGCGGACGACGCCGATAAGGAAGTTCTCGGCGGCGCTGCCGGCGGGGCAGCCGGTGCGACCGTAGGCGCCGTCGTCGGCGGCCCGGTCGGCGCGATCGTCGGCGGCGTAGCCGGTTTCGCCATCGGTGCGGAAGCAGCCGTGCCGGATGACGCCCGCGTCTATGTGCTGGAAAACCCGACGCCGCCGGTCGTTCTGCAGGGTCAGGTAACGGCCGACACGCGCTTCGACGACACCGTCACGCTGACGCCGATCCCGGATCACCCGGACCTCGCCTATGTCTATGTCGACAACCGCCCGGTCATCGTGCGGACCGACAGCCGCCAGGTGATCTACGCGCCGGAAATCGAGACGACGGCGAGCATTTCTGCCGACATCCCGGAAACCACCATCACCTATGTCGAACGCAACCGGCTTGAGCCGGTCATGCTGGAAGGCCCGGTCGAAGCCGGTGCGCTGATCCCGGAAACCGTGCAGATCGTCGAAGTGCCGGAGAGCCCCAGCTACGGCTACATCTATGTCGATGACCGACCGGTTCTCGTCGACCGCAACACCCGCGAGGTGATCTGGGTCCGGTAA
- a CDS encoding alpha/beta hydrolase: protein MTNREIPRVLRCVILAGLLVLAGCAGRPEGVLVPSGETPAGVSTVNLLVATTRARSSQPGVLFSGERGSDLLMNDIVVSIPPEDKREVGQVQWPEKLPADPMKSFSTVGVTPVDGAKAGGAWLDQNLPKSRRVLIFVHGFNNRYEDAVYRFAQIVHDSKTDAAPVIFTWPSRASIFDYSYDKESTNYSRDALEELLRAAVNSPKVGEITIMAHSMGTWLAVETLRQMAIRDGHVPKKIQQVILASPDLDVDVFGQQLRALGKDKPKFTLFVSRDDRALTLSRRISGNVDRLGQINPAEEPYRSMLEKQGITVLDLTALKSGDRLNHGKFAESPDVVRLIGNRLIDGQAVSDSQIGLGERLGAVALGTAQTVGSAASIVVSTPIAVFDPVTRKNYDDQWRRFGNAVEDTTTTAVGQ from the coding sequence ATGACGAACCGTGAAATACCGCGCGTATTGCGTTGCGTGATACTCGCCGGATTGCTGGTGCTGGCGGGCTGCGCCGGCCGGCCGGAAGGCGTACTGGTGCCGAGCGGTGAAACACCGGCGGGCGTGTCGACGGTCAATCTGCTGGTTGCCACGACGCGCGCGCGGTCCAGCCAGCCGGGCGTGCTGTTTTCCGGTGAACGCGGCTCCGATCTCCTGATGAACGACATCGTCGTCTCCATCCCACCGGAAGACAAACGCGAGGTCGGACAGGTGCAGTGGCCGGAAAAGCTGCCGGCCGACCCCATGAAGAGCTTTTCGACGGTCGGCGTGACGCCGGTCGATGGCGCGAAGGCCGGTGGTGCCTGGCTTGACCAGAACCTGCCGAAGAGCCGGCGCGTGCTGATTTTCGTGCACGGTTTCAACAATCGTTATGAGGATGCGGTCTATCGCTTCGCGCAGATCGTGCATGATTCCAAGACGGACGCCGCACCGGTGATCTTCACCTGGCCGTCGCGCGCCAGCATCTTCGATTATTCCTACGACAAGGAAAGCACGAACTATTCGCGCGATGCGCTGGAGGAATTGCTGCGGGCCGCCGTCAATTCGCCCAAGGTCGGCGAAATCACCATCATGGCCCATTCCATGGGGACGTGGCTTGCCGTCGAGACGCTGCGCCAGATGGCGATCCGCGATGGGCATGTGCCGAAGAAGATCCAGCAGGTCATCCTGGCCTCGCCGGATCTCGATGTCGACGTCTTCGGCCAGCAGCTCCGTGCACTTGGCAAGGACAAGCCGAAGTTTACCCTGTTCGTCTCGCGCGACGACCGGGCGCTGACGCTCTCGCGCCGCATCTCCGGCAATGTCGATCGGCTCGGCCAGATCAATCCGGCTGAAGAGCCCTATCGTTCGATGCTGGAAAAGCAGGGCATTACCGTGCTCGACCTGACGGCGCTGAAATCCGGCGACCGTCTCAACCATGGAAAATTTGCCGAAAGTCCCGATGTCGTGCGCCTGATCGGCAATCGCCTGATCGATGGGCAGGCGGTCTCGGACTCACAAATTGGTTTGGGCGAGCGGCTCGGTGCTGTCGCCCTCGGGACGGCCCAGACGGTGGGGAGTGCGGCGAGCATCGTGGTGTCCACGCCGATCGCGGTCTTCGATCCGGTGACGCGCAAGAACTATGATGATCAATGGCGGCGCTTCGGCAACGCGGTCGAAGATACGACGACGACCGCCGTCGGGCAGTAA